Proteins from one Mus pahari chromosome 10, PAHARI_EIJ_v1.1, whole genome shotgun sequence genomic window:
- the Insyn1 gene encoding inhibitory synaptic factor 1, producing MNIRGAPDLGQPSDDPNSGGERERIRQRMKMVIGQLEGILRELKEVAKELREVVSQIDKLTSDFDFELEPDDWTTATVSSTSSSDKAGVGGPFDLGHLDFMTADILSDSWEFCSFLDVSTPSDSVDGPEAPRPGTGPDYQLMNGGLPIPNGPRVETPDSSSEEAFSAGPAKGQVPQRTPGMRERVRFSDKVLYHALCCDDEEGDGEEGEEEEGDLAPELPRVEPHTGPLKPSPASYKTKRSPLTTRRLGPTLAPEQTRRVTRNSSTQTVSDKSTQTVLPYTATKQKAKGKN from the exons ATGAACATTCGGGGTGCCCCGGACCTCGGGCAGCCCAGTGACGACCCCAAcagtggtggagagagagagcgGATTCGACAGCGCATGAAGATGGTCATCGGGCAACTTGAAGGCATCCTGAGAGAACTCAAAGAAGTGGCTAAGGAGCTGAGGGAG GTGGTGAGTCAGATCGACAAGCTAACCTCTGACTTTGACTTTGAACTGGAGCCAGATGACTGGACCACGGCCACTGTGAGCAGCACCTCCAGCAGCGACAAGGCAGGTGTGGGCGGCCCCTTTGACCTGGGCCACCTGGACTTCATGACGGCTGATATCCTCTCAGACAGCTGGGAGTTCTGTTCCTTCCTGGATGTCTCTACTCCATCAGACTCGGTGGATGGCCCCGAGGCGCCACGGCCAGGCACAGGCCCTGACTACCAGCTCATGAATGGTGGTTTGCCCATCCCCAATGGGCCACGAGTGGAGACGCCAGACTCCTCCAGTGAAGAGGCCTTCAGTGCTGGCCCTGCCAAGGGCCAGGTGCCCCAGCGGACTccagggatgagggagagggTACGGTTCAGTGACAAAGTGCTCTACCATGCTCTGTGCTGTGACGATGAAGAGGGGGatggtgaggagggagaggaggaggagggggacctGGCCCCAGAGCTGCCCCGCGTGGAGCCACACACAGGCCCCCTCAAGCCCTCCCCAGCCTCCTACAAGACCAAGCGCTCTCCGTTGACCACCCGACGCTTGGGCCCCACATTGGCCCCAGAACAGACCCGGAGGGTCACAAGGAACAGCAGCACTCAGACAGTATCAGACAAGAGCACGCAGACGGTGCTGCCCTATACGGCCACCAAACAGAAAGCTAAGGGCAAGAACTAG
- the LOC110328354 gene encoding uncharacterized protein LOC110328354, with protein sequence MSVLRPGRRLERPQKPLSPAWQSAPSTHGGAQPRKQRKAEGGERDAREATEEARRARLGTPGEQPPLGSTASSALAHGSAPRGPGRRVAADGVNEAPGLLGPFSPAASPSSCPALPTRLRGPGPLTPSTAAPRRTGRPAGRRLPQRPPGSRGSARLGAGSEGAGPARREGAFKATHTPPSAQNRAREPGGLATLGSGLDWAPAGLEES encoded by the exons ATGTCCGTGCTCCGGCCCGGGCGGCGTCTGGAGCGGCCGCAGAAACCGCTCAGCCCAGCCTGGCAGTCGGCTCCATCAACG CACGGCGGGGCTCAGCCgaggaagcaaaggaaagcagAAGGGGGCGAGCGAGACGCCAGGGAGGCGACGGAGGAGGCGCGCCGGGCCCGGCTAGGCACACCGGGCGAGCAGCCTCCGCTCGGCTCCACCGCCTCCAGCGCGCTCGCTCACGGCTCCGCGCCTCGCGGCCCGGGGCGCCGGGTGGCTGCCGATGGGGTAAACGAGGCACCGGGGTTGCTCGGGCCTTTCTCCCCGGCTGCTTCGCCCtcgtcctgccctgccctgcccacccgGCTCCGCGGGCCTGGCCCGCTTACCCCGAGCACCGCCGCGCCCCGCCGGACTGGCCGCCCGGCCGGGCGCAGGCTCCCTCAAAGGCCGCCGGGCTCGCGCGGCTCCGCTCGCCTCGGCGCTGGCAGTGAAGGGGCCGGCCCCGCGCGCCGGGAGGGAGCTTTTAAAGCGACACACACGCCTCCCAGCGCCCAGAACCGAGCGCGCGAGCCGGGGGGTCTTGCCACCCTAGGGAGCGGGTTGGACTGGGCGCCAGCGGGACTGGAGGAGAGCTAG